The following coding sequences are from one Triticum aestivum cultivar Chinese Spring chromosome 5A, IWGSC CS RefSeq v2.1, whole genome shotgun sequence window:
- the LOC123106757 gene encoding uncharacterized protein, whose translation MRPLAPFSNLWPQGDSSGTSCLITNIATRETPRSCARGPRGDPPPGATPAAYSVDFGPYQIEPLDLIPKLTGDHPISSRTPSSLLDALEHSVESFDFTVLIHIRQCDSRASWTTGADAIVNHSRTTAVFFSGEDSELSEIVSVTIFIKYTRQVTP comes from the exons ATGCGACCCCTTGCTCCCTTCTCCAATCTGTGGCCACAGGGAGACTCCTCTGGAACCTCTTGTCTGATTACCAACATCGCCACAAGAGAAACGCCCCGATCTTGTGCTCGCGGACCTCGAGGAGATCCACCGCCCGGAGCAACTCCGGCGGCTTATTCCGTCGATTTTG GACCCTACCAAATCGAGCCCCTGGACCTCATCCCGAAGCTCACCGGCGACCATCCCATCTCCAGCCGCACGCCCTCGTCACTACTGGACGCCTTGGAACACTCCGTGGAGTCCTTTGACTTCACCGTGCTGATACACATCCGCCAGTGTGATTCCCGAGCCTCGTGGACCACTGGAGCCGACGCCATCGTCAACCACAGCCGCACCACCGCCGTGTTCTTCTCCGGCGAAGATTCTG AGTTATCAGAAATTGTGAGTGTGACGATCTTCATCAAATATACCAGGCAAGTTACACCTTGA